In the genome of Sorangium aterium, one region contains:
- a CDS encoding YegS/Rv2252/BmrU family lipid kinase, translated as MTERRAALIVNPAAGHAGDVVESLPARLQRELTLSVYETSADRSAAACADAARREGASLVIAAGGDGTISSVASALLGTDACLGILPLGTANSIAHSLGIPDDLEGAIEVLVHGEPTRIDAARANGKTMILLSAVGLHADTVGETPQDEKQRWGVLAYIRTGLKKLMSLEPFAVEIETEDQRIHCRAVAVTVANMAPPRTVLAQGPPVLSPDDGRLDLTIVSATTLVEAVATGLHLLRTAIDGEPAERDNVGFLAARRVSITTEPPQNVLIDGEESGTTPLVVECLPRALMVMAPRREEAREAPPAADVEVKLAGLPELEVEPKR; from the coding sequence ATGACCGAGCGGAGAGCGGCGCTGATCGTCAACCCTGCTGCGGGCCATGCGGGTGATGTGGTCGAGTCGCTGCCTGCCCGGCTCCAGCGCGAGCTCACGCTGAGCGTCTACGAGACGAGCGCGGATCGCTCTGCCGCCGCCTGCGCCGATGCAGCGCGCCGCGAAGGCGCTTCCCTGGTGATCGCGGCGGGCGGCGACGGGACGATCTCCAGCGTGGCGTCCGCGCTCCTCGGGACCGATGCGTGCCTGGGCATCCTGCCGCTCGGAACAGCGAACTCGATCGCGCACTCCCTGGGGATCCCCGACGACCTGGAGGGCGCGATCGAGGTGCTCGTCCACGGCGAGCCGACGCGCATCGACGCCGCCCGCGCCAATGGGAAGACCATGATCCTGCTCTCGGCGGTCGGGCTGCACGCCGACACGGTCGGCGAGACCCCGCAGGACGAGAAGCAGCGCTGGGGTGTGCTCGCGTACATCCGCACCGGGCTCAAGAAGCTGATGAGCCTCGAGCCGTTCGCGGTCGAGATCGAGACGGAGGACCAGCGGATCCACTGCCGTGCGGTCGCGGTGACCGTCGCGAACATGGCGCCTCCGCGCACCGTGCTGGCGCAGGGGCCGCCCGTCCTGTCCCCCGACGACGGGCGGCTCGACCTCACCATCGTGTCGGCCACGACGCTGGTCGAGGCGGTCGCGACCGGGCTGCACCTCCTGAGGACCGCGATCGACGGCGAGCCGGCCGAGCGCGACAACGTCGGTTTCCTCGCCGCCCGGCGGGTCAGCATCACCACCGAGCCGCCCCAGAACGTGCTCATCGACGGCGAGGAGTCCGGGACGACTCCGCTCGTGGTGGAGTGCCTCCCGCGCGCCCTGATGGTCATGGCGCCCCGCCGCGAGGAGGCGCGTGAGGCGCCGCCCGCCGCGGATGTCGAGGTGAAGCTCGCGGGCTTGCCCGAGCTCGAGGTCGAGCCGAAGCGGTGA